The Symphalangus syndactylus isolate Jambi chromosome 3, NHGRI_mSymSyn1-v2.1_pri, whole genome shotgun sequence genome has a segment encoding these proteins:
- the GAS1 gene encoding growth arrest-specific protein 1, producing MVAALLGGGGEARWGTVPGAWLCLMALLQLLGSAPRGSGLAHGRRLICWQALLQCQGEPECSYAYNQYAEACAPVLAQHGGGDAPGAAAAAFPASAASFSSRWRCPSHCISALIQLNHTRRGPALENCDCAQDENCKSTKRAIEPCLPRTSGGGAGGPGAGGVMGCTEARRRCDRDSRCNLALSRYLTYCGKVFNGLRCTDECRTVIEDMLAMPKAALLNDCVCDGLERPICESVKENMARLCFGAELGNGPGSSGSDGGLDDYYDEDYDDEQRPGGAGGEQPLDDDDGVLHPPRPGSGAAAAGGRGDLPYGPGRRSSGGGGRSAPRGAWTPLASILLLLLLGPLF from the coding sequence ATGGTGGCCGCGCTGCTGGGCGGCGGCGGCGAGGCCCGCTGGGGGACCGTGCCGGGAGCCTGGCTGTGCCTGATGGcgctgctgcagctgctgggcTCGGCGCCCCGGGGCTCGGGGCTGGCGCACGGCCGCCGCCTCATCTGCTGGCAGGCGCTGCTGCAGTGCCAGGGGGAGCCGGAGTGCAGCTACGCCTACAACCAGTACGCCGAGGCGTGCGCGCCGGTGCTGGCGCAGCACGGAGGGGGTGACGCGCCCGGGGCCGCTGCCGCCGCTTTCCCGGCCTCGGCCGCCTCCTTCTCGTCGCGCTGGCGCTGCCCGAGCCACTGCATCTCGGCCCTCATTCAGCTCAACCACACGCGCCGCGGGCCCGCCCTGGAGAACTGTGACTGCGCGCAGGACGAGAACTGCAAGTCCACCAAGCGCGCCATTGAGCCGTGCCTGCCCCGGACgagcggcggcggcgcgggcggCCCCGGCGCGGGCGGGGTCATGGGCTGCACCGAGGCCCGGCGGCGCTGCGACCGCGACAGCCGCTGCAACCTGGCGCTGAGCCGCTACCTGACCTACTGCGGCAAGGTCTTCAACGGGCTGCGCTGCACGGACGAATGCCGCACCGTCATTGAGGACATGCTGGCTATGCCCAAGGCGGCGCTGCTCAACGACTGCGTGTGCGACGGCCTCGAGCGGCCCATCTGCGAGTCGGTCAAGGAGAACATGGCCCGCCTGTGCTTCGGCGCCGAGCTGGGCAACGGCCCCGGCAGCAGCGGCTCGGACGGGGGCCTGGACGACTACTACGATGAGGACTACGATGACGAGCAGCGCCCCGGGGGCGCGGGTGGTGAGCAGCCGCTGGACGACGACGACGGCGTCCTGCACCCACCGCGCCCGGGCAGCGGCGCTGCTGCAGCTGGCGGCCGCGGGGACCTCCCCTATGGGCCGGGGCGCAggagcagcggcggcggcggccgctcGGCGCCCCGGGGCGCCTGGACCCCACTCGCCTCcatcttgctgctgctgctgcttgggCCGCTCTTTTAG